The Amycolatopsis nigrescens CSC17Ta-90 genomic interval CTGGAAGTTCACCACCGGCAGCACCGGCTCGCCGAAGGCCTGCGTGCACCCGGCGCGCAGCCCGCTGGCCAGTTTCCGGCACTACGCGGTCGAAGTGCTCGGCCTGCGCCAGGACGACCGGGTGCTCGCGGTGCCGAAGCTCTTCTTCGGCTACGCCAGGGACCTGGCCGCGATGTTCCCCTTCGGCGTCGGCGGCTCCGGCATCGCCTTCCCCCAGCGCAGCACCGCCGAATTGATCTTCGAGCTGATCGAGCGGCACCGGCCGACCGTGCTGGTGAACGTGCCCACCATGATGAGCGCGATGCTCGCGCACCCGGCCGCCGCGACCGCGGACCTGAGCTCGCTGCGGTTGTGCACCTCGGCCGGCGAGGCACTGCCGGAGGAGCTGCATCGCAAGTGGGACAAGGCTTTCGGGGTGGAGGTGATCGACGGGATCGGCTCGTCCGAGGCGTACCACATCTACCTTTCCAACCGTCCCGGCCGGCCGCGTCACGGCACCCTCGGCCAGGTCGTGCCCGGCTACTCCGCGCGGGTGCTCGGCGAGGCGGGCGAACCGCTGGAGGACGGCGAGATCGGCACCCTGGAGGTCACCGGGCCGACCATCGCGCTGGAGTACCGGGGCGACGAGGAGAAGTCCGCGCGCACCTTCCAGGGCGACACCCTGCGCAGCGGCGACCTGTTCAGCCGGGACGCCGAGGGCTACTTCTCCCACCGCGGCCGGGCGGACGACCTGCTCAAGGTCGGCGGCATCTTCGTCTCCCCCGCCGAGATCGAG includes:
- a CDS encoding benzoate-CoA ligase family protein, coding for MNLTSFFLDRNLAEGRADRTALICEDRSYSYAELAELTNRTGNVLHELGVRAGDLVLLALSDGAEFVATWYAAQKLGAVTAEVYTFLQPKDYAYYLSYTGAKLVVADQVTLAPLRAAGGRDLLVAGVPAEEVLPHERPFRTLVDLASAELAPAPVREEDVAIWKFTTGSTGSPKACVHPARSPLASFRHYAVEVLGLRQDDRVLAVPKLFFGYARDLAAMFPFGVGGSGIAFPQRSTAELIFELIERHRPTVLVNVPTMMSAMLAHPAAATADLSSLRLCTSAGEALPEELHRKWDKAFGVEVIDGIGSSEAYHIYLSNRPGRPRHGTLGQVVPGYSARVLGEAGEPLEDGEIGTLEVTGPTIALEYRGDEEKSARTFQGDTLRSGDLFSRDAEGYFSHRGRADDLLKVGGIFVSPAEIEHCLIGHPEVLECAVLGYESDGLTRARAFVVTVPDAEVTADALREYAKERLAGHKCPRDFRFVPSLPRTANGKLDRRALRERS